A window of Malania oleifera isolate guangnan ecotype guangnan chromosome 5, ASM2987363v1, whole genome shotgun sequence contains these coding sequences:
- the LOC131155063 gene encoding uncharacterized protein LOC131155063: protein MAASPLNTKSYYHVRSISLPSRSHPLNLHFEERLSKLRASAGTSSTLSSICSNIGALTDLFDCVHDLLLLPHIQQKTTIHGRHKQFIDNELDASLRLLDVCGTTKDALLQMKESTQELQSILRRRRGSKLELENEIGEHLASGKKVKKAIQMSLRKLKSMEDKCTFSPLDKSHDIVAIACLFTELEAVTFCVFESLLSYISGLKVRSRLSGWSLVSKLMHSKYTACREEAPDISEFEKVDSELRTLIVSCRKGKSKNLHVENVQISLGKLESNIQDLEEGLDCLFRHLIKARVALLNILNHSS from the coding sequence ATGGCTGCCTCTCCTTTGAACACCAAAAGCTATTACCATGTCCGCTCTATCAGCCTCCCTTCCAGATCTCATCCACTTAACCTTCACTTTGAGGAGCGTCTGTCCAAATTGAGAGCCTCTGCAGGCACCTCTTCAACATTGTCCTCAATTTGTTCTAACATAGGTGCTCTCACTGATTTGTTCGACTGCGTCCATGATTTGCTTCTATTGCCACACATCCAACAAAAAACTACAATCCATGGGCGTCACAAGCAATTTATTGATAATGAACTGGATGCCTCTCTTAGGCTCTTGGATGTGTGTGGCACTACCAAGGATGCCTTGTTGCAAATGAAGGAAAGCACACAAGAACTTCAATCTATTCTGCGGAGAAGGCGAGGCAGCAAACTTGAGCTGGAAAATGAGATTGGAGAGCACTTGGCCTCTGGGAAGAAGGTAAAGAAGGCCATTCAGATGTCCCTGAGGAAATTAAAGAGTATGGAGGATAAATGCACCTTTTCTCCTCTGGACAAAAGCCATGATATTGTGGCAATCGCTTGCTTGTTCACAGAGTTGGAAGCTGTCACTTTCTGTGTGTTTGAATCCCTCTTGTCCTACATTTCTGGGCTCAAGGTGAGATCAAGGCTGAGTGGGTGGTCATTGGTTTCCAAGCTGATGCACTCAAAATACACAGCGTGTCGGGAAGAAGCACCAGATATTAGTGAATTTGAGAAGGTGGATTCTGAGCTGCGGACTCTGATTGTTAGCTGCAGGAAGGGAAAATCTAAGAACCTGCATGTTGAGAATGTTCAAATAAGTTTGGGAAAGCTGGAGTCAAACATTCAAGATCTTGAAGAAGGGCTTGACTGCTTGTTTAGACACTTGATCAAAGCCAGAGTGGCACTTCTCAACATCCTAAACCATAGCTCTTAG